From Camelina sativa cultivar DH55 chromosome 7, Cs, whole genome shotgun sequence, one genomic window encodes:
- the LOC104700344 gene encoding CDT1-like protein a, chloroplastic, whose amino-acid sequence MSSSSKSIPFKSKKRLEMDSPISKPKTENTNPPSSVALPTPENPLENMLSRSRNRSVALSVKEIRQAAGSRRRSEDPVAPSSAKSKLFFSSSSSASKRISKNPEKEKLPRSKYEILGSFFDALDSSILLSKLRGSKPTFSNISGKIEHLTERRFCFSHLAQLKHILPEAMEIKRVLIHDERTCCMKPDLHVTLNADAVESNDEKSKSESKRVNLRKVFRSRLAEFVKAHPQGDEVPEEPLPELFNRGKPNENSSVEVKSVMEEKASIPAAKLFSSPFKLTSTPLKAASTPAEPTSSLINIAPTPSKTNSTPAKPTFSVIDMVPTPVKPVSTLANMPVTPATIDSTPVIAASTPPEFASPPARLKSTSLAARLQKRSSDCTTNPDDVSADPPAKLVRRSLSLNFDSYPEDDEKAMDFPDDEPIDQQPEEDVSSDDEILSILPSKLRQAIKEQERKAIEDQNPAISLAKRRRKMIACLPKLFNVIHYLIQSIRRWVITKEELVYKIIAGHSDITDRKEVEEQLVLLQELVPEWMSEKKSSSGDVLVCINKLASPLTIRSRLEEVNKQEMAPLLS is encoded by the exons atgagttCATCTTCTAAATCTATTCCATTCAAATCGAAGAAACGGTTAGAGATGGATTCGCCGATTTCGAAACCCAAGACGGAGAACACCAACCCGCCGTCTTCTGTAGCGTTGCCTACTCCGGAGAATCCGCTTGAGAACATGCTTAGCAGATCTAGAAACCGATCTGTCGCTTTATCAGTGAAAGAGATTCGTCAAGCCGCTGGATCTCGTCGTAGATCTGAAGATCCGGTTGCTCCTTCATCCGCTAAAAGCAAGCTCTTTTTTTCGTCATCCTCTTCGGCTTCTAAACGAATTAGTAAGAATCCTGAGAAAGAGAAGCTTCCGAGaagtaa GTATGAGATTCTGGGGAGCTTCTTTGATGCATTGGATAGTTCGATCTTGTTATCGAAACTGAGAGGTTCTAAGCCCACATTTTCAAACATTTCTGGGAAAATCGAACATTTAACCGAGAG GAGGTTTTGTTTTAGTCACTTGGCTCAACTAAAGCATATATTACCAGAAGCGATGGAGATTAAGAGAGTGTTGATACATGACGAAAGAACCTGCTGTATGAAACCAGACCTTCATGTTACACTCAATGCTGATGCTGTTGAATCCAATGACGAAAAGTCGAAATCTGAAAGTAAGAGGGTCAATCTCCGGAAAGTGTTCAGGTCTAGACTTGCGGAGTTTGTCAAAGCTCACCCTCAG GGTGATGAAGTTCCTGAAGAACCGCTTCCTGAGCTATTCAATAGAGGGAAACCAAATGAAAACTCAAGTGTTGAGGTTAAAAGTGTTATGGAAGAGAAGGCTTCTATTCCAGCAGCTAAATTGTTTTCATCTCCCTTCAAACTTACATCAACTCCACTCAAAGCAGCTTCAACTCCTGCTGAACCAACTTCGTCTCTGATTAACATCGCACCAACTCCGAGCAAAACAAATTCAACTCCTGCTAAACCGACTTTTTCTGTGATTGACATGGTGCCAACTCCAGTCAAACCAGTGTCAACTCTGGCTAACATGCCTGTAACACCAGCTACAATTGACTCAACACCAGTTATTGCTGCTTCGACTCCACCTGAATTTGCTTCACCTCCTGCCCGGCTGAAGAGTACGTCATTGGCAGCTCGTCTGCAGAAGAGAAGCAGCGATTGTACTACTAATCCTGATGATGTTTCTGCTGACCCACCGGCTAAGCTCGTGAGACGTTCCTTGTCTCTGAACTTTGATTCTTATCCTGAGGATGATGAGAAAGCTATGGATTTTCCTGATGATGAACCCATTGATCAACAACCAGAAGAAGATGTATCCAGCGATGATGAAATCCTCAGCATACTTCCTAGTAAACTTCGACAAGCG ATAAAAGAACAAGAGAGGAAAGCGATAGAGGATCAAAATCCAGCAATCTCTCTGGCTAAAAGAAGGCGGAAGATGATCGCTTGTCTACCTAAACTTTTCAATGTCATCCATTACTTAATCCAGTCGATAAGGCGTTGGGTTATCACAAAAGAAGAGCTTGTGTACAAGATTATCGCTGGTCATTCTGATATTACTGACAGAA aagaagttgaagaacaaCTTGTACTACTACAAGAACTAGTCCCGGAATGGATGTCTGAGAAAAAATCATCAAGTGGAGATGTACTAGTATG CATAAACAAATTGGCGTCTCCCCTAACAATCCGATCACGTCTTGAAGAAGTAAACAAGCAAGAGATGGCTCCACTGCTTTCTTGA
- the LOC104786495 gene encoding autophagy-related protein 9 isoform X2 yields the protein MMSSGQKGPNVFNFFKWQRGESSSSLTTGLLHHESHEIELSNYGGIPSPGSESPSGLLNGESLNVQPIADLDLFVERLYSYYRDKGLWCIIVKWAVELLSLGFIICFSGFFLLYVDWNGLQNAKCGMDAVESGTKPCDLVKEAIHPHPLSPFTLTTAIIVGYLALFSVYWLFCFLRFFAQFKDTLDFRHFYYNNLHVTDNEILTMPWATVLEKVVQLQSSQRLCVVKDLSAHDMVMRLMRKENYLIGMLNKGLLSFPISHWIPGAGPAVKSAPDGTQYYLVLTKTLEWTLNWCILQSMFDCNFRVKRDFVSNPTTLKKRLFVVGLAMLLLSPFLVIFMLVYLFLRHAEQFYNHPSTASSRRWSNMSKWLFREFNEVDHLFKHRINSSVVHASEYLKQFPSPIISIIAKFVSFVSGGFAAVLIIIAFLEESLLEGHIFGRNLFWYAAVFGTITAISRAAISDEVLVLDPVGTMSLVVQHTHYMPKRWRGKENKDDVRLELETLFQYTGMMLLEEIASIFITPFLLMFVVPKRVDDILQFIKDFTVDIEGVGHVCSFSAFYFENHGNIKYGSPRNAPRREQRSSQGKMEKSFLSFQSSYPTWESDSLGKQFLSNLRTFRDRKLHEINTRHSCSPSRAWRESTLYRDIPRNPPACGNHTDSMWLIDSDQRNHPYLLDWYYTSQAHNRTEHPVERENEILTANQNSADCWPPNLGILGEDSRDMLNMEASTSGQFFRESILRNDQPDGEESYGNQHPLDGRNQWWGRGDRSHIGTSHPATANSFIEPPDFINRYTAGNLLDSSWGRRSIVEEGDEEEELDWEENARRQLSRTTFMDDDHDIEAGVDLHFDDVYSSRPQQTSSSSTTLG from the exons ATGATGAGCAGTGGGCAAAAGGGTCCAAATGTGTTCAACTTTTTTAAATGGCAACGTGGTGAATCATCATCGTCTTTGACTACTGGATTACTTCATCATGAGTCCCACGAGATTGAGCTATCTAACTATGGAGGAATACCAAGTCCTGGTAGTGAGAGCCCGTCGGGACTTCTTAATGGAGAGAGTTTAAATGTTCAACCAATTGCAGATTTGGATCTTTTTGTTGAAAGGCTCTACAGCTACTATAGAGACAAAGGCCTTTGGTGTATTATCGTAAAGTGGGCTGTTGAGCTTCTAAGTCTGGGCTTCATCATATGCTTCTCTGGGTTCTTCTTGTTGTATGTTGATTGGAATGGCCTTCAGAATGCAAAATGTGGAATGGATGCAGTTGAATCAGGAACTAAGCCATGTGATCTTGTAAAAGAAGCTATCCATCCCCATCCTTTATCCCCTTTCACGCTCACAACTGCTATAATTGTTGGATACTTGGCCCTCTTCTCTGTGTACTGGCTCTTCTGCTTCTTAAGGTTTTTTGCCCAATTTAAAGATACTTTGGACTTCCGACACTTTTATTACAACAA TCTCCATGTCACAGACAATGAAATCCTTACTATGCCATGGGCAACAGTCCTTGAGAAGGTTGTTCAGTTACAAAGCTCACAACGCCTTTGTGTGGTTAAGGATCTTTCAGCTCATGATATGGTTATGCGTCTTATGCGAAAAGAAAACTACTTGATTGGAATGCTCAACAAAGGTTTGCTTTCTTTCCCAATTTCCCATTGGATCCCTGGTGCTGGTCCAGCAGTCAAATCTGCACCAGATGGGACACAGTATTACCTTGTATTGACAAAGACCCTTGAGTGGACCCTTAACTGGTGCATATTGCAGAGCATGTTTGACTG CAACTTTCGTGTTAAAAGGGACTTTGTTTCAAATCCTACTACATTGAAGAAACGGCTATTTGTG GTTGGGCTTGCTATGCTTCTGCTGTCACCATTTCTTGTCATCTTTATGTTGGTGTATCTATTCCTAAGGCATGCTGAACAGTTTTACAATCATCCAAGTACTGCATCTTCTCGAAGATGGTCCAATATGTCAAAGTGGCTCTTCAGGGAATTCAATGAG GTTGACCATTTATTCAAGCATCGGATTAATAGCAGTGTAGTACACGCATCTGAATATCTAAAACAATTCCCCTCACCTATCATCTCAATAATTGCAAAGTTCGTCTCTTTTGTTTCTGGCGGCTTTGCTGCTGTTTTGATCATCATTGCGTTTCTTGAAGAATCTCTTCTAGAGGGCCAT ATATTCGGCCGCAATCTGTTTTGGTATGCTGCTGTTTTTGGAACAATTACAGCTATTAGCCGGGCTGCCATTTCGGATGAAGTTTTGGTCCTTGACCCAGTAGGAACTATGAGTTTGGTGGTCCAACACACTCACTATATGCCTAAGAGATGGCGTGGTAAGGAAAACAAAGATGATGTCCGCTTGGAGTTAGAGACTCTGTTTCAG TATACTGGGATGATGCTATTGGAGGAGATAGCTTCGATCTTCATCACACcttttttgcttatgtttgtCGTGCCAAAG CGGGTTGATGACATCTTGCaattcatcaaggatttcacAGTTGATATTGAAGGTGTAGGCCATGTTTGCAG CTTTAGTGCTTTCTACTTTGAGAACCATGGAAATATCAAGTATGGTTCACCACGTAATGCACCGCGTCGTGAGCAGAGAAGCTCACAAGGGAAAATGGAGAAATCATTTTTGAG TTTCCAGAGTAGTTATCCTACTTGGGAGTCAGATTCTCTTGGGAAGCAGTTTCTGTCAAATCTCAGAACTTTCCGGGATCGAAAGCTTCATGAAATCAACACAAGACACTCATGTTCTCCTAGTAGGGCGTGGCGAGAAAGTACTTTATACAGAGACATTCCAAGAAATCCACCTGCTTGCGGAAATCACACTGATTCCATGTGGCTGATTGATTCAGATCAGAGGAATCATCCTTATCTTCTTGACTGGTATTACACCTCTCAGGCTCACAACAGAACCGAGCACCcagtagagagagagaacgaaatCTTAACTGCAAATCAGAACTCTGCGGACTGTTGGCCTCCTAATTTGGGAATCCTTGGTGAAGATAGCAGAGATATGCTCAACATGGAGGCAAGCACATCGGGTCAGTTCTTCAGAGAGAGCATTCTGCGCAATGACCAACCCGATGGAGAGGAAAGTTATGGGAATCAGCATCCTCTTGATGGTAGGAACCAGTGGTGGGGAAGAGGCGACCGCTCTCACATTGGCACATCTCATCCGGCTACCGCCAATAGCTTCATTGAGCCACCTGATTTTATAAACCGCTACACAGCAGGAAACTTGTTAGACAGCTCATGGGGCAGAAGAAGCATTgttgaagaaggag atgaagaagaagaattggatTGGGAAGAAAATGCAAGAAGACAGTTGTCCAGGACTACATTCATGGATGATGATCATGATATTGAAGCTGGGGTTGATCTCCATTTCGACGATGTATATAGTTCAAGACCTCAACAAACTTCATCATCAAGCACCACATTAGGGTGA
- the LOC104786495 gene encoding autophagy-related protein 9 isoform X1, producing the protein MMSSGQKGPNVFNFFKWQRGESSSSLTTGLLHHESHEIELSNYGGIPSPGSESPSGLLNGESLNVQPIADLDLFVERLYSYYRDKGLWCIIVKWAVELLSLGFIICFSGFFLLYVDWNGLQNAKCGMDAVESGTKPCDLVKEAIHPHPLSPFTLTTAIIVGYLALFSVYWLFCFLRFFAQFKDTLDFRHFYYNNLHVTDNEILTMPWATVLEKVVQLQSSQRLCVVKDLSAHDMVMRLMRKENYLIGMLNKGLLSFPISHWIPGAGPAVKSAPDGTQYYLVLTKTLEWTLNWCILQSMFDCNFRVKRDFVSNPTTLKKRLFVVGLAMLLLSPFLVIFMLVYLFLRHAEQFYNHPSTASSRRWSNMSKWLFREFNEVDHLFKHRINSSVVHASEYLKQFPSPIISIIAKFVSFVSGGFAAVLIIIAFLEESLLEGHIFGRNLFWYAAVFGTITAISRAAISDEVLVLDPVGTMSLVVQHTHYMPKRWRGKENKDDVRLELETLFQYTGMMLLEEIASIFITPFLLMFVVPKRVDDILQFIKDFTVDIEGVGHVCSFSAFYFENHGNIKYGSPRNAPRREQRSSQGKMEKSFLSFQSSYPTWESDSLGKQFLSNLRTFRDRKLHEINTRHSCSPSRAWRESTLYRDIPRNPPACGNHTDSMWLIDSDQRNHPYLLDWYYTSQAHNRTEHPVERENEILTANQNSADCWPPNLGILGEDSRDMLNMEASTSGQFFRESILRNDQPDGEESYGNQHPLDGRNQWWGRGDRSHIGTSHPATANSFIEPPDFINRYTAGNLLDSSWGRRSIVEEGDEEEELDWEENARRQLSRTTFMDDDHDIEAGVDLHFDDVYSSRPQQTSSSSTTLG; encoded by the exons ATGATGAGCAGTGGGCAAAAGGGTCCAAATGTGTTCAACTTTTTTAAATGGCAACGTGGTGAATCATCATCGTCTTTGACTACTGGATTACTTCATCATGAGTCCCACGAGATTGAGCTATCTAACTATGGAGGAATACCAAGTCCTGGTAGTGAGAGCCCGTCGGGACTTCTTAATGGAGAGAGTTTAAATGTTCAACCAATTGCAGATTTGGATCTTTTTGTTGAAAGGCTCTACAGCTACTATAGAGACAAAGGCCTTTGGTGTATTATCGTAAAGTGGGCTGTTGAGCTTCTAAGTCTGGGCTTCATCATATGCTTCTCTGGGTTCTTCTTGTTGTATGTTGATTGGAATGGCCTTCAGAATGCAAAATGTGGAATGGATGCAGTTGAATCAGGAACTAAGCCATGTGATCTTGTAAAAGAAGCTATCCATCCCCATCCTTTATCCCCTTTCACGCTCACAACTGCTATAATTGTTGGATACTTGGCCCTCTTCTCTGTGTACTGGCTCTTCTGCTTCTTAAGGTTTTTTGCCCAATTTAAAGATACTTTGGACTTCCGACACTTTTATTACAACAA TCTCCATGTCACAGACAATGAAATCCTTACTATGCCATGGGCAACAGTCCTTGAGAAGGTTGTTCAGTTACAAAGCTCACAACGCCTTTGTGTGGTTAAGGATCTTTCAGCTCATGATATGGTTATGCGTCTTATGCGAAAAGAAAACTACTTGATTGGAATGCTCAACAAAGGTTTGCTTTCTTTCCCAATTTCCCATTGGATCCCTGGTGCTGGTCCAGCAGTCAAATCTGCACCAGATGGGACACAGTATTACCTTGTATTGACAAAGACCCTTGAGTGGACCCTTAACTGGTGCATATTGCAGAGCATGTTTGACTG CAACTTTCGTGTTAAAAGGGACTTTGTTTCAAATCCTACTACATTGAAGAAACGGCTATTTGTG GTTGGGCTTGCTATGCTTCTGCTGTCACCATTTCTTGTCATCTTTATGTTGGTGTATCTATTCCTAAGGCATGCTGAACAGTTTTACAATCATCCAAGTACTGCATCTTCTCGAAGATGGTCCAATATGTCAAAGTGGCTCTTCAGGGAATTCAATGAG GTTGACCATTTATTCAAGCATCGGATTAATAGCAGTGTAGTACACGCATCTGAATATCTAAAACAATTCCCCTCACCTATCATCTCAATAATTGCAAAGTTCGTCTCTTTTGTTTCTGGCGGCTTTGCTGCTGTTTTGATCATCATTGCGTTTCTTGAAGAATCTCTTCTAGAGGGCCAT ATATTCGGCCGCAATCTGTTTTGGTATGCTGCTGTTTTTGGAACAATTACAGCTATTAGCCGGGCTGCCATTTCGGATGAAGTTTTGGTCCTTGACCCAGTAGGAACTATGAGTTTGGTGGTCCAACACACTCACTATATGCCTAAGAGATGGCGTGGTAAGGAAAACAAAGATGATGTCCGCTTGGAGTTAGAGACTCTGTTTCAG TATACTGGGATGATGCTATTGGAGGAGATAGCTTCGATCTTCATCACACcttttttgcttatgtttgtCGTGCCAAAG CGGGTTGATGACATCTTGCaattcatcaaggatttcacAGTTGATATTGAAGGTGTAGGCCATGTTTGCAG CTTTAGTGCTTTCTACTTTGAGAACCATGGAAATATCAAGTATGGTTCACCACGTAATGCACCGCGTCGTGAGCAGAGAAGCTCACAAGGGAAAATGGAGAAATCATTTTTGAG TTTCCAGAGTAGTTATCCTACTTGGGAGTCAGATTCTCTTGGGAAGCAGTTTCTGTCAAATCTCAGAACTTTCCGGGATCGAAAGCTTCATGAAATCAACACAAGACACTCATGTTCTCCTAGTAGGGCGTGGCGAGAAAGTACTTTATACAGAGACATTCCAAGAAATCCACCTGCTTGCGGAAATCACACTGATTCCATGTGGCTGATTGATTCAGATCAGAGGAATCATCCTTATCTTCTTGACTGGTATTACACCTCTCAGGCTCACAACAGAACCGAGCACCcagtagagagagagaacgaaatCTTAACTGCAAATCAGAACTCTGCGGACTGTTGGCCTCCTAATTTGGGAATCCTTGGTGAAGATAGCAGAGATATGCTCAACATGGAGGCAAGCACATCGGGTCAGTTCTTCAGAGAGAGCATTCTGCGCAATGACCAACCCGATGGAGAGGAAAGTTATGGGAATCAGCATCCTCTTGATGGTAGGAACCAGTGGTGGGGAAGAGGCGACCGCTCTCACATTGGCACATCTCATCCGGCTACCGCCAATAGCTTCATTGAGCCACCTGATTTTATAAACCGCTACACAGCAGGAAACTTGTTAGACAGCTCATGGGGCAGAAGAAGCATTgttgaagaaggagatgaagaagaagaattggatTGGGAAGAAAATGCAAGAAGACAGTTGTCCAGGACTACATTCATGGATGATGATCATGATATTGAAGCTGGGGTTGATCTCCATTTCGACGATGTATATAGTTCAAGACCTCAACAAACTTCATCATCAAGCACCACATTAGGGTGA
- the LOC104786495 gene encoding autophagy-related protein 9 isoform X3 — MMSSGQKGPNVFNFFKWQRGESSSSLTTGLLHHESHEIELSNYGGIPSPGSESPSGLLNGESLNVQPIADLDLFVERLYSYYRDKGLWCIIVKWAVELLSLGFIICFSGFFLLYVDWNGLQNAKCGMDAVESGTKPCDLVKEAIHPHPLSPFTLTTAIIVGYLALFSVYWLFCFLRFFAQFKDTLDFRHFYYNNLHVTDNEILTMPWATVLEKVVQLQSSQRLCVVKDLSAHDMVMRLMRKENYLIGMLNKGLLSFPISHWIPGAGPAVKSAPDGTQYYLVLTKTLEWTLNWCILQSMFDCNFRVKRDFVSNPTTLKKRLFVVGLAMLLLSPFLVIFMLVYLFLRHAEQFYNHPSTASSRRWSNMSKWLFREFNEVDHLFKHRINSSVVHASEYLKQFPSPIISIIAKFVSFVSGGFAAVLIIIAFLEESLLEGHIFGRNLFWYAAVFGTITAISRAAISDEVLVLDPVGTMSLVVQHTHYMPKRWRGKENKDDVRLELETLFQYTGMMLLEEIASIFITPFLLMFVVPKRVDDILQFIKDFTVDIEGVGHVCSFSAFYFENHGNIKYGSPRNAPRREQRSSQGKMEKSFLSFQSSYPTWESDSLGKQFLSNLRTFRDRKLHEINTRHSCSPSRAWRESTLYRDIPRNPPACGNHTDSMWLIDSDQRNHPYLLDWYYTSQAHNRTEHPVERENEILTANQNSADCWPPNLGILGEDSRDMLNMEASTSGQFFRESILRNDQPDGEESYGNQHPLDGRNQWWGRGDRSHIGTSHPATANSFIEPPDFINRYTAGNLLDSSWGRRSIVEEGDEEEELDWEENARRQLSRTTFMDDDHDIEAGVDLHFDDVYSSRPQQTSSSSTTLG; from the exons ATGATGAGCAGTGGGCAAAAGGGTCCAAATGTGTTCAACTTTTTTAAATGGCAACGTGGTGAATCATCATCGTCTTTGACTACTGGATTACTTCATCATGAGTCCCACGAGATTGAGCTATCTAACTATGGAGGAATACCAAGTCCTGGTAGTGAGAGCCCGTCGGGACTTCTTAATGGAGAGAGTTTAAATGTTCAACCAATTGCAGATTTGGATCTTTTTGTTGAAAGGCTCTACAGCTACTATAGAGACAAAGGCCTTTGGTGTATTATCGTAAAGTGGGCTGTTGAGCTTCTAAGTCTGGGCTTCATCATATGCTTCTCTGGGTTCTTCTTGTTGTATGTTGATTGGAATGGCCTTCAGAATGCAAAATGTGGAATGGATGCAGTTGAATCAGGAACTAAGCCATGTGATCTTGTAAAAGAAGCTATCCATCCCCATCCTTTATCCCCTTTCACGCTCACAACTGCTATAATTGTTGGATACTTGGCCCTCTTCTCTGTGTACTGGCTCTTCTGCTTCTTAAGGTTTTTTGCCCAATTTAAAGATACTTTGGACTTCCGACACTTTTATTACAACAA TCTCCATGTCACAGACAATGAAATCCTTACTATGCCATGGGCAACAGTCCTTGAGAAGGTTGTTCAGTTACAAAGCTCACAACGCCTTTGTGTGGTTAAGGATCTTTCAGCTCATGATATGGTTATGCGTCTTATGCGAAAAGAAAACTACTTGATTGGAATGCTCAACAAAGGTTTGCTTTCTTTCCCAATTTCCCATTGGATCCCTGGTGCTGGTCCAGCAGTCAAATCTGCACCAGATGGGACACAGTATTACCTTGTATTGACAAAGACCCTTGAGTGGACCCTTAACTGGTGCATATTGCAGAGCATGTTTGACTG CAACTTTCGTGTTAAAAGGGACTTTGTTTCAAATCCTACTACATTGAAGAAACGGCTATTTGTGGTTGGACTTGCTATGCTTCTGCTGTCACCATTTCTTGTCATCTTTATGTTGGTGTATCTATTCCTAAGGCATGCTGAACAGTTTTACAATCATCCAAGTACTGCATCTTCTCGAAGATGGTCCAATATGTCAAAGTGGCTCTTCAGGGAATTCAATGAG GTTGACCATTTATTCAAGCATCGGATTAATAGCAGTGTAGTACACGCATCTGAATATCTAAAACAATTCCCCTCACCTATCATCTCAATAATTGCAAAGTTCGTCTCTTTTGTTTCTGGCGGCTTTGCTGCTGTTTTGATCATCATTGCGTTTCTTGAAGAATCTCTTCTAGAGGGCCAT ATATTCGGCCGCAATCTGTTTTGGTATGCTGCTGTTTTTGGAACAATTACAGCTATTAGCCGGGCTGCCATTTCGGATGAAGTTTTGGTCCTTGACCCAGTAGGAACTATGAGTTTGGTGGTCCAACACACTCACTATATGCCTAAGAGATGGCGTGGTAAGGAAAACAAAGATGATGTCCGCTTGGAGTTAGAGACTCTGTTTCAG TATACTGGGATGATGCTATTGGAGGAGATAGCTTCGATCTTCATCACACcttttttgcttatgtttgtCGTGCCAAAG CGGGTTGATGACATCTTGCaattcatcaaggatttcacAGTTGATATTGAAGGTGTAGGCCATGTTTGCAG CTTTAGTGCTTTCTACTTTGAGAACCATGGAAATATCAAGTATGGTTCACCACGTAATGCACCGCGTCGTGAGCAGAGAAGCTCACAAGGGAAAATGGAGAAATCATTTTTGAG TTTCCAGAGTAGTTATCCTACTTGGGAGTCAGATTCTCTTGGGAAGCAGTTTCTGTCAAATCTCAGAACTTTCCGGGATCGAAAGCTTCATGAAATCAACACAAGACACTCATGTTCTCCTAGTAGGGCGTGGCGAGAAAGTACTTTATACAGAGACATTCCAAGAAATCCACCTGCTTGCGGAAATCACACTGATTCCATGTGGCTGATTGATTCAGATCAGAGGAATCATCCTTATCTTCTTGACTGGTATTACACCTCTCAGGCTCACAACAGAACCGAGCACCcagtagagagagagaacgaaatCTTAACTGCAAATCAGAACTCTGCGGACTGTTGGCCTCCTAATTTGGGAATCCTTGGTGAAGATAGCAGAGATATGCTCAACATGGAGGCAAGCACATCGGGTCAGTTCTTCAGAGAGAGCATTCTGCGCAATGACCAACCCGATGGAGAGGAAAGTTATGGGAATCAGCATCCTCTTGATGGTAGGAACCAGTGGTGGGGAAGAGGCGACCGCTCTCACATTGGCACATCTCATCCGGCTACCGCCAATAGCTTCATTGAGCCACCTGATTTTATAAACCGCTACACAGCAGGAAACTTGTTAGACAGCTCATGGGGCAGAAGAAGCATTgttgaagaaggagatgaagaagaagaattggatTGGGAAGAAAATGCAAGAAGACAGTTGTCCAGGACTACATTCATGGATGATGATCATGATATTGAAGCTGGGGTTGATCTCCATTTCGACGATGTATATAGTTCAAGACCTCAACAAACTTCATCATCAAGCACCACATTAGGGTGA
- the LOC104700343 gene encoding CDT1-like protein a, chloroplastic, translated as MSSSSKSIPFKSKKRLEMDSPISKPKTENTNPPSSVALPTPENPLENMLSRSRNRSVALSVKEIRQAAGSRRRSEDPVAPSSAKSKLFFSSSSSASKRISKNPEKEKLPRSMRFWGASLMHWIVRSCYRN; from the exons atgagttCATCTTCTAAATCTATTCCATTCAAATCGAAGAAACGGTTAGAGATGGATTCGCCGATTTCGAAACCCAAGACGGAGAACACCAACCCGCCGTCTTCTGTAGCGTTGCCTACTCCGGAGAATCCGCTTGAGAACATGCTTAGCAGATCTAGAAACCGATCTGTCGCTTTATCAGTGAAAGAGATTCGTCAAGCCGCTGGATCTCGTCGTAGATCTGAAGATCCGGTTGCTCCTTCATCCGCTAAAAGCAAGCTCTTTTTTTCGTCATCCTCTTCGGCTTCTAAACGAATTAGTAAGAATCCTGAGAAAGAGAAGCTTCCGAGaa GTATGAGATTCTGGGGAGCTTCTTTGATGCATTGGATAGTTCGATCTTGTTATCGAAACTGA